Genomic segment of Pseudorca crassidens isolate mPseCra1 chromosome 10, mPseCra1.hap1, whole genome shotgun sequence:
GTTACAGAAACGTTTAATAGTTTAGGAATGCGTACACTCTGGCTCTGCTAAGTCTCCATAAAGGCAActtttccatgttttaaaaaatagattcgctataaagatttatatattcataaatagGCAATGtgaaaaatccccaaatgcaATGGCATCCTTGGGCTgaggccctccccaccccagcccaggtgcaggctcagaggtctctgaggccccAGCCTCGGCAGCCCTCCGGGGAGAAGTAACTGCATTCAATGTGAATTAGGAATTTCCTCCAGCTTCACGCCTGCTGGGGCCTGTGTCCTTGAGCTCTACCCCAACACCCACCCGCCCTCTGGACCGGGCCCACCTCTCTGGCTCAGGAGTCAGGATCCCTGTCCCTTGCTTGTCCCCCTCCCGGGAGTATAAAACACCAGCCTTCCTCTGGTCCTTCAGCCCAGGCCACAGACCGCCCTCCTCCGCCCGATGGCTGGGACACTTCCTGGCCCTCCTGCCGGGCTTCCCCTCCTGGcccctgacccctgacctcaCCTGCTCCTGTTCTTGGGTAACTTATAAACAAAGGAAGAGGccctgggagagggaagaggcGGGGCCGTGCTGTCTTACACACTTCCCCGTTGTCCCTTGGCCAAGTCCATCCGTCCGGGCCCATCTGACAGAGGACTTAGGCCCAGAGAGGTAGTGAGGCCCCTACCTGCCAGGGCACCCCAGAGCAGGCAGCCAGCAGTGTGCCCAGGGAGGCCCTGAGCGCTAGCATTTGGCTCTGAGACGGAGGACGGGAAGCCTCCGTAGGAAATGGCTTCAGCCCAGGACGGGAACCTTGCAGGCCAAGGGTGGGTAGGGAAGGAACGCATTCTTGCCAGGGGGTACGATGAGCAAAGGACCAGCTGGTCATCTGTGGGATTCTAAATGGCACGTATTCAAGGGCAGGGTCGGTaaggggggcagggcaggaaggggTCTGCCTGGACAGAAGCTGCTCCTGTGGGCAAGACGGTGCAGGGGAGAAGGAACGGAGCTGTGTGAGGCCTTGGACACCCGCGTGAGGATGGACATCCCGAGGGCCCAGGGGCGACTGGAAAGTGTCAGGATGGGGGAGGGACCTTTCATAGCTGCCCCCCTCACAGCAGCAGGATGGTGCCTGGGCTGGTGGAAGCCCAGGCCAAGGAGGTCAGGGAGGCATCcggggggcggggatggggccCATCTGGGCAGAGGGGCCGGAGGCACGGTTGTAGGGTGGGGGAGAAAGTGGGGAGCCCGAAATGACCCCTGAGTTCTAGGCTACAGCCCTGGAGCGAGGCTGCTCCGTGTGGAGGATGGGTGGCAGGAGACCCACTGGGCCCTGGGATTGTGAAAGGAGAGAGTGAAGTGCTGCTTCCTTGGTTCTGGGTGAGGAAGGGCCACCGTGAGGCCACCTCCCCTGTGCAGGGTTCCGGGCACAGGAGTAGGGGGATGGCTCACAGCCCAAGGTGGCAGGTGAGCCCGTCACCGGTGTTTCCTGTACCTGTGCACCCTGGATGCGGACTGCCGGATTCTGCCGGCAGCCCGGCAGGGCTCCTTCTGGAGGAGGTGAGCTGGgggcctccctccttccctaagCCCTGTGAGGCAGCCCTGGGCCCGGGGTCAGTACCTGTGCTCGCTGGAACTGGGGCGCAGTCCCGGCCACTGCTCCTTGcgtgcaccccaccccccagagcaGCAGGTCTGTGCAAGGCAGTCTTCGTGAGACTTCTCTCCCAGCTGGGCCTGGACTGAACACCCAGCTCTGCCCAAACATCAGCCCCCTGCAGAGAGGTCATGGGGCTGGAGGACCTCTGCCCTTGGCCTGAAGGGGGCCCCTCTCTGGGGAACCCCTCAGTGCAGGTGGAGGAGCTGGGCCCCATCCCATTAGCAGGGACGGGGGAGGGAAGCCAGGCAGCCTTCTTGCTCCCACTTGCCAGCCCACTCGGCCGACAGCGGGCTGACCCCTGCTCAGCAGCTCCTGGCCCGTCCAGGCCAGCGTCCTTCCCCTCCAGGACCAGGCTCAGCCTCCGCGGCTGGAAGGGCCAGCAGCCCTGCCTGACCCGCCTCCTGGGGCTGCCTGGCAAGGTCTGACTTCCTGCTCTGTGTCCAGGCCTGCCTGGGAGGGTGTGACGCAGACCAGGTGCTGGGATGGAAGGCAGGGAGCCCGACTGCAGCTGTGCGGCACCTCTGGGCTCTCAGGGGCCCTGGGCTGTGTCTCCCTGATGTGGCCTCGCCCATGGCTCTGAGAGCAGCTGATTTCCTGGGGCCCCACACTGGGGCGGGGGGCCTGCAGGGCTGAACTGGACTGATGGGAGCGACTGGGATTGGCCTGGGAAGACCACCTGCTCCCCCAGTCCAGTCCCTGCGCTCCTCTGAGCTGTaaccagaaaacggtgctgcttCCAAGGGCCCCAGTGACCCTGGTGCCCTGCTGTCTAACCTCAGTGTCCAGCATATGCAGAGACCATTAGAGTGGGTGGGCCCAGACCCAGGCCTGCCGGGGCCTCGCCTTTTCTGTGCGGGAAACTCTCTAAGCTGGTCTGGGAGCGGCGGGGGAGCTGGCACTCTGAACGTGGCACGAAGGATCTCTGCAAGTCAGGTGGGACAGGATGGGCTCAGGGGTGCGAGCGTTTACTTTTCCCTTAAATGTCCGCACTCCTATCTCATTCCCACTAACCCCCAGCTTCCGAGAGCCAGAGCTAAAGGATTCACTGCTTTTGCAACCTGAGTGGCAAAACTTTGGGCCCCAAGCCAGCAGACGAGCGCTGTGGGCCGTGACCCACCGTTGTCCGGGTGAAAAGGAGAAGCTCCATGGAAATGGGAGAGGGAGGCCCGGCTGAGGCAGGAGCTGGCcttgaaggaaggagggaggtagGGAAACCCCGGGACGAAGCTCAGGACTGAGTCTGCTGGGCTGTTGCTCCTGCACAGGAGGCCCTGGAATGCCCTGGGAGGACCCGGAGCTCCGGCCACATCCCTGGAAAGCAACACCCTGCTGCGGCCTCGTGTGAAACGGTCCCAACCAGGCAGCGTGTAGCCCGGGAggcccactcccagcccctgggcCAAGGTCCACACCGCTGGGCTCGCGCCAGTCCTGGGACGTGCCGCGTGTGGCGGGGACAGCAGCTGGCTGGCAGGAAGGGCCCCACACCCTACCCTGTGCCAACAGGGCCTCCTGTGGGAGGAATCCTGCTTCTTCCTTCCTGGAGGGCAGTGCTCCCATCAAGCATCCAGGCCACAGGCGGGGTAATTCCAGGCCTTTATCTGGCTGGCACCCTGGAGGCCAGGCCTCAGCTGGGCGAGGAGACCACAGGGCGGGAGGAGGTGGGgcagccctgcctgcctgccctgcaCCCCGGTCAGCACCCGCAGCCCCAGCTCTCTCCGACGTCCTTGCTGTCCAGCTGGATGTGGTCAGTGCCCTTCTCGCTGAGCAGAGGGCCCCCGTGCCGCATGACCAGCTCCGTGGCCACCCTCACGAAGGCCTCCTCCACGTTGCTCGAGTCCTTGGCCGACGTCTCGATGGCGCACAGGATGTCGTGGTGCTCTGCCAGGCTCTGCGCCTCGGCCAGCGGCACCTCCCTCAGCTCCCTGAGGTCCGACTTGTTCCCTGCGGGGAGGTGGGACAGTGGTGAGGCCCAGGGCCCAAGTGGGCGCGACTACAGCTAAAGGCAGCGAGCCGGGAGAGTCTATCTTTAATGCTCTTATCCCATCCTTTAGTCCCTCATCTCATCTCTTCCTTATCTTTGCCAGGGGCCTGTGCATTTTACTGCTTTTTCCTAAGAAATAGAAGCGGGAAGGTTTGGTGAAAAGAACACGGTGCTTAGAGCTGGAAGAAGACCTGGGTAGAGACGCCAGCTTCCTGTCACCTGCTGTGTGACGCTCGGGTAACTCACTCCATCTCTGAGTCTCAACCCCTCATCTACGAGGCCACCTTCTGCAGAGCAGACATTAAATGACACAGTGGACACAAGCTAGCACCTAGCGGGCACTCCACCAATGCTGAAGTTAAAGAAATCTGGCCttgctatttttttttggctaaaattttgtcatttttctgattatttatgCTCTCATATTTTCCTTTGGAATTTTTTAATTCTCTGTAAGATTGTGGGTTttgattattttgcttttctgataATGAGAGCACAGATTACAGCTGCCCCTGAGAGCACACCTTTCCTTCTCCCACGAGGTATGAGATGTTtcattatgttttaaataatctGGTCAATTGCTCCTTGGTCCAATTtctacaagaattttttttaagtctctaagTGATTGACTTTTATAATCTGATTATAGGGacaaaaaaatagataagcatCTATGatgatctagggacttccctggcggtctagtggttatgGCTTgttgctttcactgccagggcccaggttcaatcccgcGTCGGGGatctaaggtcccacaagccacgcagaatggccaaaaaaaaagaaaaaaaaaatctacagtttCTTTGGTAACCTTAAACAATGCAGCAACCAATTTCAATGTTAGGAGcttatttggatcctgatttcaacaaactgaaaagaaaaccacatgtGATATTTATGAGCAATTATAAATCTGACCCCAGATCAGCTAAGTTGATTGTATTAGGAGATGTCAGTATGTTTTAAATGTGAAAAGCGTActgttattatatatttttaagtgtttgtatcttttatagATTCATGCTggaacatttgcaaatgaaatcaTTTGGTGTTGGGATTTGCCTCAAAATAATatgaggttgggggaggggccgAGGGCTGAAATGACCGTGGACAGGACTTGCCGGCTCTGCTGAATCTGGGGTTTGTTACGCTATTCCTTTTATGTCCTTGTATAGAGTGCTCTATGatagaatgttttcttttaaaagtcctggattgggaattccctggcagtccagtggttaggactttgcgcttccactgcagggggccctggttcgatccctggtcagggaactaagatcctgcaagccgagcggcgtggccaaaaaaataaaaaactaaaaaaaaaaagtcctggatGAAAGGGGAGCATCAGGCCACGTAGGGAGGACTCCCTTCCTGCCCAGGGAGTCCAGTCCACCTAGAACACCCACACCCCAGTCCGGGCCCATCTGCACTCGCTCACCTTAGAGGAATCAGCCTGACTGTTGGGACGAGCACCCCAGGGACCACACACATGGTCCAAAGCTTCTTGAATCCAGGCCCGAGAAGTTTATGCAGGAGGGAAAGGTAAAATGGAGGCCACGGCACCCCCTGCAGCGTCGGTTCTCAAAGTGGGATTACTGTGTCAcccgggaacttgttagaaatgcacatgcaTGGGCCCACCCAGTGCTCCCGAGTGAGATGCTCTGCGGGTGGTGCCGGCGTCTGCCCTCCACCAAGACTTCAGAGTGGCTGGGAGGGGCGTGGACACCTGAGAAGCACTCCCTGCAGGGTGGTCAACAGAGCAGGCCACCGAATCACGATCAGCCACGTTTACATGCTCACGGGCTATGTGGACGGGATAAATGACTTCACTTTTCTGACCCTCGGCCCCGTCCCTGACACATGAGGAGCAGGCAGGGTTATGAGAACACACATGATGAAGACCGAACTAGCCTGGACCAAGGTGCGGCCGCGTGGCGACCGCTTCCTGGCCTGCGTCGTCTCATTTCCACTTTGACTGACTTTACAAGTGATTAGCAGGATccgaagtttctttttttttggccgcgcctcgtggcacgtgggatctcagtCCCCTGAGccgggatcgaacccgtgccccctgcagtggaagctcagagtcttaaccaccggaccaacagggaagtccccgaaTTTTCTAGATCAtggtcctggctctgctcctACCTGGCCAAGCTCAGCCCTCTCTGTGCTCTGTTTGCCCTTTGtttagaaaggagagagagactgagacagacagacagacgggTGGACCGCAGGGGCCCCCGCTCACCGATGAGCAGCTGCACGATGTTGGAGCCCGCGTACTTCCTCACGTCCTCGATCCAGTGAGGCACCGACAGGAAGGAGCTCCTCTTGGTGATGTCGTATGCCAGGATGGCCCCGTTGGCGCTGCGGTAGTAGCTCTGGGTGATGGTGCGGAAGCGCTCCTGGCCAGCCGTGTCCCAGATCTGCAGCTAAAGGAACAGGGGTCCCGTGAACCCGGGGGTGCAGCCGAGCGCAGGGGACGGGGAGGCCGAGCCCCCAGACCCACTCCCAAAGTGCTGCTTCCGGGGGCAGGCCACCAGCCACAGCTCGGCAGGCCCCACGTAGGACAGGCCAGAAGGTGGACAGAGCGGAGAGGCCTTCTGAGCCCTTGGAAGGCAACTCAGCGGCCTGAGCAGGACGGGGGGAGCAACGTGGAGGCGGGCAGCCCCGTTTCCACCTCCAGAGTCCCAGGACAAGGGGGTGGGTTCTGCACCGTGGCGGGAAGCACACTGGACCCTGAATCCTCTCTGCCCTGGACACCAGGCTCACTGCTGGCGCCATGTCTACTGCCTGCCCCTCTGGGCCGTGAGTGCCCGCTGCCCCCACCGTCGGGAGGCCCCCAGCACTCGGGCTCTCTGTTCTGCCTCAGCGGCGCCAGGGAAGATGCTCACGCTGGGCAGGGACGGCCCGGGGAGGCTCCTCTCAGGCGGCCTCTGCCATCAGCTGGTGCAGCCTGCTAACCCTAACCCCGGTCCCAACCCTCCTCCCGCCCAGGTCCTCACTGCACCAGCACCCATCAGGGCCACTGCCGGGCCTGCCTGGATGGGCGCCCGGCGGGGCGGGAGCATCCCTGgcttccagcagcagcagcaggatggCGGCAGAGACCCCAGGTAGGGCGGCGGAAGCTGGGCCAGGGGTCAACCTGGATGGTCACTGTGCCCGGGCCAGGAGGCTGCGCCGCGGAGGGCACCAGAATGGGCGGGTCCAGGGCTCTCAGCGGCTCAGGGCCTGCCTTCTCTGCTCCGCAGACCACAGGTCCTCGGGGCCCTGAAGGTGACATCCTGAGCCGCAGGCCATCCACCCTCCTCCACTGGCACAAGCACTCTGGGTGCCTCTCTATCCCGTTCTCAAGGGGCGTCCAGGGTGGGGACAGACCCAGAGGCCTCAGACAGTTCCTGCTGGCAGGGCTTCTGGCCCTGGCACTGTGGAGGTGACCACCTCTTCCTGGGCCTCACAAGAGGGGTCCACCGATTGATGCACTCTGGGCCACGACTCGCCAAACCAAACTCCCCGCCTGAGACGTCCCATTTGCTCCGCAGGATGAGAGGCTCCAGGAAGCAGGCCCCGGGGCACAGCTCACGCAGGGGTGACGTGAAAGGCGGGACCTCGGCACCACACCAGCCTGGGATCCAGACGACCTAGGACTCCCCTCCACACCCCAGAGGGGAGCATCAAACACAGAGGCCAAGCAGACACGGGAAAAGGCAAGTTGGCGGAAATAGAAACTAGGCAGAGTTTCTCAAAACAATCTCCAAAATAATCATCAGAGATAAGAAAAGGTCCATGAAATGATAAAAGAACACTCTTATTTTAAGTAGAGGGAACATTCGGAAAGGAAAAACGagctcttgaaaattaaaaatataacataaatgaaaaatgcaaCGTAAGCATTGGAAGATAAACTTGAAGAATTTCcaagtaggggaaaaaaatgcaaagagatggaaaagagagaaaaggaattgTGGAGCCAGCCTAGAAGGTCCACCATCAGGATAGTAAgagttttggaaaaaaagaatagtaaaatcAAAGAAATGCTTCAAGAAAATTCCCCAGAACTGATTGAAAAGGCCCACTAAGTACACAATGGAGGAAAACAGACCCACACAAGACACTTGGCCTTGGGAACTCAAGAAcagtgaggaagaagaaaggacccTAAAAAGTTgcagggaaaacaaaagagagaaaggaaaaacggGTTTGAAGGCTTCACAGAAAAGATCCATATTGCATTAGACATTCAATGAAACGATGCCTAAAATTACAAGGGAAAATAATTTCCAGCCTAGAATTCTCCACCTAATCACTGAGTCAAGTGCGATGGTTTAACAAAGGCATTTTCAGACATAGGGACCTCAAAAAATTTACCTTCCTGCCACCCTTTCTAAGGAAGCTGCTGAAATCAACCAACACGAAGAAAATGAGGGATCCAGAAGGAGAATTCAACTCAAAAGAGAGGCGAAGGGAAACCCCGGGTGGTAGGGAGATCCCAAGACAGCAGCCAAGCCGCAAGCCAGGATGCGGGCCGGTCGGGAGCCTCCAGTTCTGGAAGAGTATCTAGTGGCCGTCGAGACCTCCCTCCTTAAACAACCGGGAGACTGAGAAAAACACGGGAGGCTACTGTTTTCAGGATGTAAACAACACAGCACGAGACCCTAATCCTTGAAAGAAGCAAAACTCATGGAAGGCGCCTCACGATTGCCAGCACTCTACTCAGGACGGTTTTCTGACCACAGGACAGGGGGCTAGACTCCAAGCAGGGCATGGAGCCTGGAGCAGCTGGTGGGACTGGAATGAGGAGCGAtgagggggcgggggggtccCTGGTGGGTCCTAGCCCGCGGGCTCCGCGCACAGGGTGAGGCTCCCAGGTTCTAACCAGAGAGCGGCTCCTCCGGGGGTGAGAACACACCAGAGGTGGAGGCTGAACAGTGCTGGGGGATCTTCCAACCCAGCCACGGGGAAGAGGCCTCCTTAGGACCTTGCGAAGGACCCAGATATTGAGCTGAGACATCAGGAAGGCTGTGCCCTACGAGTGAGGACCATGGCAAGAGGCAGGCCTCCCGACACCTGCCCAAGAAACCCTAAACCAAGCTCTCAGGTTTGGAGGCCGTGTTCTGTCAAGGCGAAAGGCTAGAGAAACACTGTCAGACTTGCATCTCTCTGCCCTAACAGGACATGAAGACAAGCCACACAGGTTCAAGGTGATCAGTCAGTCACTGAATTGACTACTAGGACATGAATCAGTGCCCTTCCAACACGATGCAGAGTCACTAGCCAGTATCAACCAGTATTTCCAGTATACAATTAAAAACCTGctaaacatgcaaaaaaaaaaaaaaatacaatttgacCCCAAGAGAGAAAAGCAGTCAATAGAAAATGAGGCCAAAATGGCCCAAGTATTGGAGTTagtagacaaagactttaaagcagttattttaaatataattagagaattaaaggaaaatatgttcGAA
This window contains:
- the RAB43 gene encoding ras-related protein Rab-43 isoform X1, with translation MAGPGPGDPDEQYDFLFKLVLVGDASVGKTCVVQRFKTGVFSERQGSTIGVDFTMKTLEIQGQRVKLQIWDTAGQERFRTITQSYYRSANGAILAYDITKRSSFLSVPHWIEDVRKYAGSNIVQLLIGNKSDLRELREVPLAEAQSLAEHHDILCAIETSAKDSSNVEEAFVRVATELVMRHGGPLLSEKGTDHIQLDSKDVGESWGCGC
- the RAB43 gene encoding ras-related protein Rab-43 isoform X2, whose translation is MAGPGPGDPDEQYDFLFKLVLVGDASVGKTCVVQRFKTGVFSERQGSTIGVDFTMKTLEIQGQRVKIWDTAGQERFRTITQSYYRSANGAILAYDITKRSSFLSVPHWIEDVRKYAGSNIVQLLIGNKSDLRELREVPLAEAQSLAEHHDILCAIETSAKDSSNVEEAFVRVATELVMRHGGPLLSEKGTDHIQLDSKDVGESWGCGC